The Oryza sativa Japonica Group chromosome 11, ASM3414082v1 DNA window CCAGTTCCTATTTGAAAGAACCCATTCAAATCAACCCATCTAGGACTTGTTAGTTTGTCATAATTCAAATCAACATGAGTCGTTCGTCGTAGCAATCATGAATCGTGAGATGAACAATTTGATCAATCGTTCGTAACCCATAAATTTCACCAGGAgaaattaacttaaaaaaaaaaaagaacagacaTGTTCTTGTCCCTCCCATTTCCAAGAACCGCGGATTCTTGTGGCAATGCGCGGCCAACcgatcgaccgatcgatcaAAACCCAAAGAAATCAAAAAGGAAGAGGCGGGCATGGGCGGGCGTGTACCGACGAGGTAGGCGAGCTTCATGATGAGCTTAGGCTTGAGGATGGGGATGACGGACTCCCTCTCCAGCCGTATCACCTCCTTCACCACCCCGtccttcttctccctcctcatcctctccgcctccgcctccgccgccgcttgctccatcgatcgatcgccgccCGGAGCAACGTATATACCCTACACCTATCCGACCCTGATCTCGCAGCCGCAGCCGTGGAATCGGGGCAAGGGATGGCGTCGCGCCGCGGGAAGAAGACGATGCCGCCGCGAGAGAGATTAGagaggtaattaattaagaattAATTACTTTATTAGTGATTGATTAATTAGGagttgggaagaaaagaaggaaagatACCAAAAGTAGTAAACACGTGAGGGTGTGTGCACGGGGCAAAAGCTTCCGGAATCGAGGGCCTGTTCACTtcgatgccaaaaaaaaccttaccaaattttggcattaccaaaattttggcaattttgGCAACTAGCcgaaattttggcaggatttcttatatagttaccaaaatttggcatgaAACTAAATGTAGTcatttttttggtaactttaccaaaatttggtaaggttgaaatggcataaaagtgaacaggccctgaTTTGGTCCACGGAAAAGGCTCATCATGGGCTGGACCGGGCCGGGCCGAAGTGAAAGCCCAGTATGGCCCATGGTATTTCGGCCCATATTCAGCCGGAAAAAAGTTCACTGACTCTGTCAAATATACGTGTAATCTGATTCGTATGTTTCAACAGTATTAGATATCTTGATCCTCAAACTATTAAAACGGATGCAAAACGACTGCCTCGGTAGTTCATTAAATCTTGCTTCGATGGAGTTCATTGTAGATTGATATGCAtaatgctgtttttttttatatgaagTGAAACTGAAAGCATTGCAGAATTTGCAGTTCGTTCTGAGCAAAATCTAACTGTATTCATGACTACTAATTATAAAATCTTAGGGGAAAAGAGAAGGATGATCTTGGCAATCGTTTCTCATTTTTCTTATACCTCAAAATACATGGCACTTTGGGCAAATGTAGCCATCAATCTAGAAAAAATATGGTGGATTGATAATACTAAATAGGCAGTTTGGCCTCCTTTCAAGTTTGAGTTTGCATCTTTTGGTATCACAAGGTTGTGCTTTTCATCGTAGGATGATCAAACAGGCTTTAATTTGCCGACGATGCGGCACAATGAGAAGTCAATTTGTTGTCAATAATATAGGGGATGGATATCTTCACCCCTAAAAAAGTGTAGTTTCTTCTCTAAGATACAGAAACTTGCCATGGATTTCCTAGAAGCATATAACAGCACGTTTGAAAAGAAGGCAAAATTTAAAACTCTTTGATGCTTTTCCCCCACTGCAGTGGATCGATCATCTCGTATGTTTCTCCATCTAGTAGACACTGTTCAAGTAGAAGAACAAGCCGGCCAATGCAAGTATCCCGACGGCGATACCGATAGGCAACGCTTGCCTGCAAATTGATCAACAAAGTTTTTTGTTAACTTAATTAAATCATTCACCATGAATCAAGGGCTTGTTTGGAATGCAGGATATTTGACGAATGTAGGTGAAATGGGACTAGTTTCTGTGGAGTTTGTGCGTTCAAATTTGTCTACCTAAGGAAAATTGAAAGCAGCTCAAATTTAATTTAACAACTTGTAATCTTTCTTCTGTATCTATGAAAATTTCTGATTACCCGACGGCTTCGTCCTTTTTCAGCTGCTCCTTCCTAGCCTTGCGGGCATCGGTGGCGTTGGCGTTCTTGGCCACCTTAGGCTCGTACGGCTTGAACCTTCTCTTTGGTGCTCCACAAACTGCATCAGCAATGCAGGGACAGAAGAAATTCAGTAATGCAGACCAAACCTCATAATGTGATTGTCCCGAAATCATGCCAGTATGCCACTCAATGATCCAATTAAATTGTTTACTAAAATTCcctatatttttcttgtttgaTTCCCCTTAATTAAAACAGGGTAAATATGCTGCCAGCTGCAAACTCTGGGTGGGTCTCTCTCTTCCGATTATGGAACACAGACTGATACAGAATGTCAGCTGGTAATTTCAGTTTAAGCTGTACAAAGCCTCACCTCACACATCGAAAACCAACATATATTCTAGTTAAAACTGTTTATTTTGGGTGAGAAATCATGTCTTAAAATCTGTTCTCTTTTGAATGAAAAACCTTGTAAAATCGCTGATTTTTGCACATGTTGAATTCACCAAAAAAATTGCGAGCTGTTCTTACCGGGGCAGAAGTACTTGTCGGGAAGCTTGTCGAAGGGGGTCCTGTCGCTGTAGATGTACCTGCAAACGAGCACAAAGTCGTCACCAAATTTTGCACAGCATCAAGCAGAACAAGACGAGATCGAGTCGTtcgacgcggccgcggcgaggcaGTGGCAGAGGCAGagcggctggctggctggctcaCCCGCAGTCGCGGCAGATGTAGGCCTGCTTGGACGCGACGCCGAAGCGCATCGTGatcctcgccgacgccgtcgacgccctggcgccgcgccgcggcggcgccggcgccggcagcgacAGCGGCGTGCAGAACGATGACGACCggagcggcgccgcggcggcggcgggcgcgcgcaGCGCCTGCAGCTGCAGGGCGGCCATCACCACCGCTCACCGCAGCACAAGAAACAGGCGCGTGGCGAGCTCGAGATccgaggagagaagaagagaaggtAGGAAAGCAATGTGGGGGgactggaggaagaagaagcggtggaagagaggggaggataAGAGGGAGCGGGAGATGATTGGCGCGCGCGCCTGCAACGCAAGCGCTcgctctccttttcttttctccctcgCTTTTTCGcgcgcgtggcgtggcgtggcgtggcgtggagCCGGGAGCTCCGAGGGGGCGAGTGTGGATTGGAGAAGGTGCGTgcgtggcggccatggcgtcccTTCGCGCGCTATCCCTTTCCACTGGACGGGAGCGCCACTTGCCGCCAATTGCAAGGGCTCTTCTCCTGTACCGTTTGCCAGGGACGAAAACGGTAGGAAATGGTTGGAAATGgtatcattattttattatttttttaaaacgatcggaaacggtcggaaaattttcatatttatgaATTCATCTATTTAGTGTCAATTTCAATGCCACGCtgatagaaattaaaaaaactaaattttaaaaAGGGTAACCATcagtaaaaatattattattgtactacctctgtttttttaatagatgacgccgttgactttttctcacatgtttgaccattcgtcttattcaattttttttacaaatgtataagatataaatcacacttaaaatattgtgagtgataaaataactcataaaaaataaattataattacgtaaattttttaaataagacaaacggtcaaacatgtgagaaaaaatcaacggcgtcatctattaaaaaacggagggagtattagttttGCGAAAACAGTATCGGTACGGTCGGGAAATTTCCATGCCGCTTTCACCCCTACCGTTTGCTAATCCCTTCGTTTTAAAACATAACAAATACTTGTTGGATTAAACATATCTTAGTACTTCGTATTATAAATCTGGATAAATTTTGTAGCACCGAGATGTGTTTGTGCTCAATTCATTCACATTATTGCTATATTTCAGGACGGATGAAGTAGGAGGGAAGAAAGAATTGTCATTTGTCTATGGGGGTTTAATTTGACGCCTAAATTAACCGTATTAAATTTTGGTGTTACAATGTTTTGTGAGGTTAAGATGGATAGAGTACGTGTAGTGGATGCCATTTAGGATAATCTTTGCACCATTACCttgctaaattttagtaaatGCAAAGATTTGCTGGGGTATGTTTTTGACAACAAAGGGGACAAGCTAGAACAACTTGTACTCTACACATATTTACGCTTCACTGATATGGTATTTTGCCACTTCACAAAATATATTTCGATGGTTTGTCATCTTGGCCAACTATGATAATGCATTTTTAAAGCCCAACACCTGTTCAATCGGACGTACACGTCGGACCGAACTTGTGGCTCAACAAGCAAAAACCAAGACCAGTGCAAACTTTGTGAGCCAGTGAGCTGGTTGAACCGATTGGTTTTTAACATGAACTGGGCATTAATCCGCAATGGTTAGATCCGTTGGGCATATGAAAATgtggatttttttattttacttttttattaaattatttaaaaataattttctatttcaACATTTAAAAAGtgcttcatccgtttcatattataagattttctagcgtTGCCTCATtaacatctactccctccgtcctaaaatataacacccttagatttgtcctaaaatataacaacttcaccacctcttcccaaccaattacaactttccaccattcacttttctcacCTACCTTCGCTACTAATCCAATCACAATCCTCAGCATTCACTTatatctactttcttaataaccgtgtccaactctaaaacttcaacggaggaagtatataaatgtagacaatgctagaaagtattGATTCATAAAGAACACTGCTCGTATTAGGTTGACCAACAATTTAACGATGGAGTCAATGAGCAACGTTTGACATTACACAATTACAGGCTATGCATGCATGGCCCTAATTAACAATTAATGATCAATAATCTCAAAATGTAAATCTGAACACGTacagaattaattaattaagtgatTAAACACGGAGAGCGACGACACACTTACCCTCTAATTAAATTAAAcatcatcgatcgatcaggcACATACACAATGATCAATTTTAATTATCTACTTGCATTTTGTGATTTTACTCCTCCAACCTTCTATCTCTCCCATTTCACTGGTCGCTGCcggtggcgggggcggcggcggcgccgtcgacctTGAGGGGCTCCCAGTGCGGGACGGCGTCGCTGAAGAAGCGGCCGACGACGCGCTGCTCGAggacggcgatggcgtcggGGTGCTTGATGCACCGCGGCGTCTTGTACTGGTTCACCGACGAGCCGTGCGACACGCACATGTCCATGAGCGCGTCGAACGCCCCCGGCGCCACGACACGGATCTCCAGCGGCCCGATCGACCTGTCCCGGCTCCTGCACCGCCGGTACACCGAGTCCAGCCCGGCCTCCACGGCGGCGCAGCACGCCGCCATGACGTGTGCCACCTTGTCCTTGTCCTCGCCGATGTCGGctgcgtcgtcggcgtcgtcatggcatggcggcggcggtggcgagggagaGGGGGTGAGCTCCCAGAAGAGGACGTAGTGGCCGGGGATGGAGGAGGTGTCGGCGTAGGCGGTGTACTCCGCGAGGACGCAGGAGAGGGGGTCGAGGAGGGGCTTCGCAGCGGtgacggcgcggaggaggtcgtCCTCGGAGGTCTTGTCGGTGTCGACGCTGAGGACGACGTTGCGCCGGTGCACGAACCGGAATTGCGGCGCCGCGTTGTGAAACCCGGCCACCTGCAGGATGTCCCCCACCCTGTACCGGTACAACCCTGCACACAATTAATTATTAACCCAATTATTTATTATTGGATTATTAAAACGAATTATTTGGGGGAATGATATAGTACGGTATTCCGTTTAAAGGGATGATATTCTAGAAGTATCGTCTGATACCTGGCAGGTATCGCTTATACCCCATTTGAACAGGATGATACCTCAGAGGCATCACCTGATATCTGGTAGGTATCAGCTGATACCCAGGTGATACCTCCGATGTATCATCATGTCCGAACGGGGTATGTTATATAGCATTTTTCATTATTTGCTCCATCCTTTAAAAAGTATGTTTCCtcagaaaaaaagagagtttCTAATGCATTGTTTATACTGCTTGTTCTAAACTATTGGTTAAGTTTgtttatcaaaatatttaattcatccCTAGTAAGTACAATCCATGATGGCGATCCGCTAaatattaaaattcaaaatgggCCTCACATTACAAACTAAGTACCtatatgccttttttttttggaacacgTGATTTTTTTTGGTAGGTGATTGTTGTGGCATTTtttaagtgattttttttatgtgaggAGTGTGATAGTTGTTAGTAAAATGCTTGGAAAACAAAATATACTAAGTATTCCGACAATGTAAGTAGGGGAGTAAGAAGTTGTTGGGCCAAAGAAAATGCCAGCACGGCCTTTTCAGCCCACTGAGGATACCTGTCCTTTTTGGTGCAGAGGCTCTGTGTTTTTAGCCTGGGCCCTCTAAAAGAACACCTTTCTATCTAAATTTCTTTTAAGTGACATACTATCTTTTGGGATAATGAAACTACATAAACATTTCAATCCGTGAAATTTACTGAGATAAAGAGGCACATAAATTATACTAACTCCGTTCTTTTTTGTTTAACATTGGTTACTGCAAATTTGCATTAACCAACGTCAAACATTGAGAGATGTAGGTAGTACTTTGACAAGAAGTCAGTTTCAGTGTTGCTTAATTAAGttctggcaaaaaaaaaaattctcccacTGAAGTAATAACTATATTTTATTCTTATtactcaaaataaaataaatatgcttCAAGATAATTAGCAACTATTTAATCTACCTAGCCTTTTTTTTGCGGAGGACTTTATAAATTTTAATACTGAATTAAATTGCTGAAATATTTTGGTACACATCACTGGCCATGCATATGCTACAATAATTGGCACTTTGACTTTGTGCCAGGTCACACACTTGTGTAGGGCTTTTCCACGTGCAATTGCTATCTATTTGATTCAGTATTGCATTAAACAACTTTTATTTAGGAGCATAGTTTATGTATGGCGGATCCATCAGATGATGTGCACagtccattttttttatggaaatgcaaatttataataaatttattcagCTGGTAGTGCAGGGTTGAGAGAGGAAGGTCAAAGAAATCGGATATTGTTTTAATATGTCACATCTCGATCAACTTTTTTTTGTGTCATCTATCATTGATTCTTCCATGCATAATATATCATTGTTTTCAGATGATGCACATATATCATTTTGATTTGGGTGGAATTAATGAATCCTTGAGTAAATTTAATCAAGCTAGGAGATAATGCAGTGGAAGTCAAGCACTCTACGCACTGCATTAATCAAATGAGGTATATGTCATATATCAACCATGCAGCTTCTCTAGTGATCTGTACAACTGAACTTTCTCAATGAAAAGCTAGACGTAtcattttttatcttttctttagCTAATACCATTTTTCGTGTAGTAGTAGATAGCATCATACATATATAATGTTTATgttgtcaaatatttttttaattttcctgCAACTATTTTTGTTTTACCCCTCTTAATAATTAAGTATGCAATGAACTATATATTGTGACTACATCCTTTCTTGTGATAACTACTGGTTCGTAATTAGATAGTATGTTAATTATCAAGATATTTTTCAAATATTCTAGTGATATATATAATTTCCATCACccaatatataaattatatacaTATTACACAGAGGGAGCAAGTAGTTGATACCAACGTCTCCATGTCGGGTTAAAGTAAGTATAATTAAGTGCAGACATGAAAGGCTATAGGCAAGCTAGGAGATAATGCAGTGGGAGTCAAGCACTCTACACACTATACCCCGTTGGCCTAGTAGGGAATCCCAAGCTATAACTTAATTATTTGGTCAAACTCTGAAAAAAATCTACTCAAATAATCAAGTTACCAATATTTTAATCTTGCCACATCTCATCACAAGAAACATAAGCAACTAAACAAGTGTGCTCTTTACTTATTCCTTCAATATAAAAGAAATGGAAAGTACAGTAAGCTAATAAAAATCTATTTTATGTTAACACCCATGCATTGCCTTGGATTAATTAGATTAATTTGAAAAATGGTACCTAAGAAAATAATTCTCTGACTCCCCAACCAATCGACTTGCAGTTAGCTTATAGCTTATACTACTTGCTAGTAACTCTTATTTCTCGATGAAATTAAATTAAACCTTCTTTTAGATATTAAGTAGCTAGCCTCAAGGGAAAAGATGTGTGATGTTACTTCTGTTGTAAACTAAAAATCGAGCTTGTGTACTGTGGCTTAGGGAAGCAGAATTCATTAGTGTGTGACTGTATCCACCATTAGAGGAACAACAGGGAGACCAcaaaaaccaaaacaaaaatCTAAACAAGTTAAAAGATAGAACAGGTGACTCATAACCTTTTCGTCTAAAGGACACCTGCACTTATCTTTCGAATAGACCACAATGCATGCCAGGAATGGTATCACATCGCAAAAAAGTTTCATTTTATTGTTTTGGTACGTGCCACCGCAAAAAACACGGAGCTGAAAAATACCATCATTTTAGCATCGACTTGTAGAAcaggtcctacatgtcattctCATGTACGATGTCATTTTGCAATTCGCGTATCTTAGTAAAGGTGGAACTTacatgatgattttttttctcaaggtGCATGATTATTATCTTCATTATGGAACATTAGAAAAACGTTTTCACTAATTCATTTCTTCTTTTCTGGGAAAGGGACTTCACCCCTCCTATTTCGAGGAGATATAAATAAGATTTGCCCAATTTGGATCGCTAATCCTCTCCTATAGGGGCACTTCATCTTAGCTATGATTTTCTGAATAATGGTTCCTACATGCTGTGTGTATTGTTGCTACAGTTTCCGTGCCGTCTTTGCGACAGTTAATTAGTTGATCAATAATTAAGTAACTGTGCTACATGttaatatttttatgttttattcACTTTAAACTTAAAATTACCCACCCGAAAATGGTAAAAGAAAATTCGAGGAACAGTACTTGGAAAAATAATATTACCTCTGTTTTTACGCATGACGCTGTTAGACTTTTCCATAGCGTTTGACttcgtttattaaaaaaataatataaataaatatttaaaaatatatcttaATATTATGGTTCCTTTGTTGaaacaagtcacaacaaaataaataacattttatatacttttttaaataagttaaATGGTTAAATGTTGGCGTCATACcatggaggtagtattaacgTGAGACGGGCTCAACCAATCTCAGCCGTTGATTTTGCGATCGGACGGCGTTGATAAACCCATGCAGGAGGTGGGAAAGAAATCGAACGGGCTGCACACGCGCTCACCTGTGAAGGTGGTGACGACGAGCTCGTAGTAGGCGCCGacctcgacgccgacgaggtccaccacctcgccgtcgcggaccttctcgccgtcgccgtccttcTCCACCTTGATGAACTCGTAGTAGCACATGTTGGGCAGCAGCGTGTACACCACCTCCTCCGgcgggtccagcggccggaggtTGATGCCGAAGTAGGACTCCGACGACGCGTACATCGTCGACACCAGCGGCAGCCCGCCGCCGTAGAACTCCAGCAGCGGGATGTACTGCGCCATGGACCCCGTCACGATCACGTCGATGTACTTGGTCCGCGGCCACAGCCGCCGCACGATGCCCCGCCACGACGCGCCGCCAcactcggcggcgatggcgtcggcgaggtcggggtcggcgcgggcggcgaggacggcgtcgacggcgccgcggcAGGCGGCGTCGGTGACGACGGCCgggtcggcgcggccggcgcggatgTCGGCGCAGAGGGCGCGCCAGTGGCCCTCGAGGAACTTgacggcgcggaggaaggcggaggcgaagacggcgccgacgcggagcacctcgccgcggcgggcgaGGCCGCAGAGCAGCTGCGCGTACATGCTCTGGCGGCTGTCCGGGCAGAGGATCGCCGCGTCGGGGCTCGTGTACCGCGTGTACGGGctgtccggccgccgccggaagTGGCGGCTCTTGTAGTAGCTCGTCAGCACCGGCCTCGCCACCATCCCCGACGCCGTCGTGATCTCCGGCTTCACGAACAGCAGGTACATCCCCCTCCCCTCGTCCAGCCCCTCCACGTACCTGCACCTCCATGTCAGCATCCATGGCGATCGATGGCGAAGCCAGCGAGAGAGACTCACTTGTTCATGACGGGGACGAGGAGGTTGTAGAGGAAGGTCTTGCGGtcgagctcctcctccgtcgccggcaTCAGCTTCGGCTGCCCGCCTGACGTGCCGGAGCTGCGGCGCACATCGCCATGATCGACCGAGTGATTGTGTCAAATTGTGAGGTTAGCCATGGcgagatcgagatcgatcgaGCTTGAGCTTACCTCGTGAGGAGCTCGGTGATGGGCTTGGAGGAGATGAGCGACGACGGGGCGCCGTTGGCGATGCGCTCGATGTACGGCTTCACGTCCTCGTACTCCACCACCGGCACGCGCTCCTTGAACGCCGCGGCGagctcgtcctcgccgccggcggcggcgacgacctcgtCGCCGAGAAACCGGCGGAGGTAGTCGGTGCCGGTGTTCATGGCGAGGACCTCGGCGAGGACGCGCcgctggacggcggcggcgcgcgtggtCAGCACCTCGATGAGCTCCAGGCACGCCGGCCCGTCGTGCGGGTCGCACGCCGGGATCATCggtggcagcgccgccgccgtcgccgtcgccggcgccggcgaagaggCGTCGTGGTCGTGGTCGTGGTCGGGCGCATTTTCAGACGACGTGGACGTCATTGTTAGatgatccatgcatgcatgcactctGGCCTAGTTCTCAGCTTATTCagctttggtgtgtgtgtgtgtgtgttcttgTATGTGTGCAAGCTACTGTTTTTGCAGAGGTGAGCTCCTTCTTGGTCTCTATGTGTTATATACATCTCATCATAAGCATGTGGAAACTTTTTTAGTCGGACAAAGAGAGAAACTTTTTAGACAGGGGTGAGGATCCTCTATCATAATATCACTACCATTATAGTCATTGGTATGGTATGTGAGTCCAACTCTACTATTGTCTCACACGTCAGTGTCTGTAATGGTAGATTATGGTAGAGGACGTGAACCCTTTAGATAGagaaatggagaaaaaaatttagggagagaaagaaagatttttttttgaggaaaGAGATAAATGCTTTTTATGGAGAGAAAGCTTAAGAGAGAATTTGTTTAGAGGAAGACAAAAGGAGAAACTTCTTTTTAGATAtagagagaattttttttagggagagagaggggggagatgTGGTGTGGACTTATAGGAGTGTgaaatttttttgtgtgtggtGCAACAAAATTATGGGAAAGAGAGCACAAGGTAGTGTGTGCATGTTATA harbors:
- the LOC4350631 gene encoding uncharacterized protein codes for the protein MAALQLQALRAPAAAAAPLRSSSFCTPLSLPAPAPPRRGARASTASARITMRFGVASKQAYICRDCGYIYSDRTPFDKLPDKYFCPVCGAPKRRFKPYEPKVAKNANATDARKARKEQLKKDEAVGQALPIGIAVGILALAGLFFYLNSVY
- the LOC4350632 gene encoding probable indole-3-acetic acid-amido synthetase GH3.13 is translated as MDHLTMTSTSSENAPDHDHDHDASSPAPATATAAALPPMIPACDPHDGPACLELIEVLTTRAAAVQRRVLAEVLAMNTGTDYLRRFLGDEVVAAAGGEDELAAAFKERVPVVEYEDVKPYIERIANGAPSSLISSKPITELLTSSGTSGGQPKLMPATEEELDRKTFLYNLLVPVMNKYVEGLDEGRGMYLLFVKPEITTASGMVARPVLTSYYKSRHFRRRPDSPYTRYTSPDAAILCPDSRQSMYAQLLCGLARRGEVLRVGAVFASAFLRAVKFLEGHWRALCADIRAGRADPAVVTDAACRGAVDAVLAARADPDLADAIAAECGGASWRGIVRRLWPRTKYIDVIVTGSMAQYIPLLEFYGGGLPLVSTMYASSESYFGINLRPLDPPEEVVYTLLPNMCYYEFIKVEKDGDGEKVRDGEVVDLVGVEVGAYYELVVTTFTGLYRYRVGDILQVAGFHNAAPQFRFVHRRNVVLSVDTDKTSEDDLLRAVTAAKPLLDPLSCVLAEYTAYADTSSIPGHYVLFWELTPSPSPPPPPCHDDADDAADIGEDKDKVAHVMAACCAAVEAGLDSVYRRCRSRDRSIGPLEIRVVAPGAFDALMDMCVSHGSSVNQYKTPRCIKHPDAIAVLEQRVVGRFFSDAVPHWEPLKVDGAAAAPATGSDQ